A stretch of DNA from Ricinus communis isolate WT05 ecotype wild-type chromosome 4, ASM1957865v1, whole genome shotgun sequence:
TATATTGAAGAAACAGGACCAAAATCCCACCAATGGCAATTTGAATGGCTCTACACAAAGTAGAGGAATATTCCTAATAGACAACTTTATATTCAGTCCGATTGAAACAAGACTTGAAAATATCATCTTGGTTGAGCCGATAAGGAAGGTCCACACTCCAGGCTAGCCAGACCTAAAACCTGCGTGCTATGTCTGAAATCAGCCAAACCAAACACCACTCATGTTTCATCGTCTTATACGATAATATATGTGGAAAAGGAGCCGATTGTTTATCTCTGTGGGGCAGAGATCAGACATAATGACTAATGACAAATGATAATGATCTCCACTTGTAAAATACTCGTAATCATAAACCACAATGCATATCCTAAGACCcaattagattaatttatgGTACGAGTTTGGTCAGTGCGTATCATAAAAAGAGTTGACGCCGTTCTATTAGACCTTACCCATTTCAAGAATATGAAAATTGAACTAAATGGACTGTGACACGTCCTGACACAAACTCATTTGTCCATTTTTGCTAGCCATcgacattattattattattattattattattatgtgcATATATTTCTCCTAGtagattattaaaaaaattaggagTAAGATGGAGCTTGCAACCCGTTTATCTGCCTAGATTTCATCGCAATTTATAATCTACTGGTGATTTCTGTGATGGGTACGCACTTCTCATTCTGTTGAGTGCACGAAACTTCATTGTATTTGTATGTAGCAGGTCATAGCACACACAAGAGAATAGTCGAgcatacatataaatatattaggcATTGAGGTGGACCTGGTCCTGTCTGAATTGTGCTTGAAAATTGAATGAATCCAACTTAAATAGTTCTAACAAAGTAAGGGTCCACAGTTCATTTCCAATTTAGAAACATGGATTTAGgttaaacataaaattcatcaaatttttataacttcattcagaaatagAGAAAGGACGGATGGTTCTGTCGTTAAAATCAGAAGCAACTTTTTTCCTTAATCCAACCAAATCAGATTGTCCAAAAATGTCCAATTGCTGATTCACGTATCTCTGAAAAACTTGCAGAAAAAATCAAAGCAATgacttttctttgttattatctgacaaaaacttaattaaattaaccgtgtcaaaaaacaaaaagaaaaaaagaaatacatatTCACACTGGCAGTCAAAGTCAATGCcgctggtggtggtggtggtggctGGAAGCTCCTTCCCCACCGGCGCCGCCTCCACGAGCCAATTCAGTCAGCAACTCCGCCGGTGCAGCAGCAGCATCCTCTCCAACGAGAACAGCAACAACCTCCTTCATGGTAGGCCTTCTTTGAGGATCAGGGTGACAAGCAGCCAACCCAAGTTTCAAGACCATCTCCATTTCCTCAACACCATACTCTCCTTGAATCCTCTCATCAGCAGCCTCAACAACTTTTCCTTCAACATACAACTCTCTTACACATTCAATCAACACTCTATCATCCTCGTCATCATCTTTCCCCATCTCTATTGGCCTCCTCCCACACGCCACTTCCAATATCACCACTCCAAAACTATATACATCGCTTGCAGCTGTTGGTGCCGCCAGTGTTGCCAGCTCTGGCGCTAAGTATCCCAATGTCCCTACTACTCGTGTCGTGTTGGGCACCTCATTGTGACTATATAGCTTTGCGAGCCCGAAGTCTCCAAGTCTGCCTCGCATTTCTGAATCTAATAAAATGTTGCTTGATTTGATATCTCTGTGTATTACTACTTGGTCCCATCCGTGATGGAGATAGTTTAGTCCTTCTGCTACGTCTGAGAGGATCTGGCGACGTTTCTGCCAGTTTAAAGATTTGTTGGTTGAGTTGAATATGTAGCGGTCCAGACTGCCATTAGGCATGTAATCGTAAACAAGCATGAGTTCGTTTGATTTTCTGCACCATCCTCGCATTTGGACTAGGTTTTTGTGTTGAAGTCTGCCCATGCTTGATATCTCTGCCATGAATTCTCTTAAACCTTGCTTGGAGTCGTGGTTTACGCATTTGACTGCAATTTCTGTGTTGTTTGACAGTGTTCCTCTGTATACTTTCCCGAAACCTCCTGAACCCAGAAGCTGATCTTTGGAGAATCCGTTTGTAGCTTGGGTTAGTTCTTCGTAGGAGAACCTATGAGGCCAGTACTCAAGTTCCCAATCTTCCATCTCATCCTCTTCTTGATTATTAAACTTCTTCTTTAACCAAAACCAGTAAAACCCATAAGCACAAATGAGCACAAAAGCAACACAACCAATTGTAATCCCAGCAATAGCTCCAGCTGATAAAGAATTAGACGATGAAGGTAGCATAAAAACTGGCAAATTTGTAGTATTGATGTCTCTAGCATTCCCAGTATCACTAAAACTCCAAGCCAAAATCCTTTGTGCCTCAACCCAAGTAGTTTTGGAAGCCGAAAACCCGAAAAACATATCAGAAGAAACGTAATTAGcaattatagattttttatagGACAAGGTAGGAACAGAAGGACGTGACACACCAATAGGCGCTACCGTAACATTGATCTCAAGATTAGTACCATCGAAGTCAATCCAAGCATGAACATTCTGCCCAGTATTCATAGCTAGCGGAACAAAATCATCAGATGAATTATAATATCCAGCAGGCTCTGTTGCGATAGATTCAATATTATTCAAATCGATCCCAATATGATTCCCATCTGGGTCATTGAATTCAGGATTTCGCCCAGTATCAAATTCTACAACAAGTAGTGGAGCTTGAGAAGGTACTGTGCTATTTGTGAACAGGCCAAAGTACTGACTGGCAATAGCATTAGGTGGGTTTGTCCAGTTTGAGAGAACAAAAGTGAGGCCAAAGCCTGGACTCGTAGCGATCTCTGGTAAAACAGAGAAAACAAAGGAAGTTGAAAATGAAGAGAGAGTAGTAGAGTTTTGAGTCGGCTTCATTCGAATTCTCGATGGGTAAAAGACACGACCAAGTGAATATTGATTTGTGTCGTTGGTGAGCCGTATGACCGATGAGTCTACCCGGGCATCGCCGATTAGAATGACGTCCGGGTTAGTGGTATTGAAGGAATTAAAGAGAAAGTCCAGGGCAAAACAGGAAGATAAATAACACAGCAGCAgcaggaggaggaggaggaggaaagAGAGCGGTGGTGATGGTAGTGGTGGCGGCGGCATCTCATTTCAGATTTCGGCGAAGGGCTGAGAGATTGGATTGAAGGATCGAAAGTggcaattattattttaggaGTGGTcagtatatttaatttgaaattaaattgaacAGGTTGGATTAGTCAATCATCATTTATGGTACAGATCTCCGGtctttattttacattttcttattgtttttttGGGTCTATCATCTAGTTTTTGTACTATCGTATGCTGATTTgttactaattattatttgaattgCCAAGAGAAGTCtacttctttttataaaatatctactcaaccatattttttttttaatatgataaattcGATAGGTTTTTGTACAAAAATGGGATCAATTGAgtatgttatatttattggGGTTTCCATCACTGCCAAacttaaaatctttaaattcaAAGTGTTTTTGCTGAGatctttttttgctttttttttcttcttttccagTTTTCTTTAAGCAATCTTTCTGAAGTTTGCTTGTTAGACCGCTGCCGGCCTTATTTGGTGGCCGGTAGAGACAGAGAGAAAAATTGCAAGTGAGTGGATGAttgacaaatttttttataacatgtatattatttaaaattaataattatttattgatttgatatatatatattaaatttaaataaaaatttaaataattttatattcaatttaacaatttctattctatttttgtatgtaatgagatataaatataattataggATAGTTTATGAGTTACCTTtcgaaataaatttatttttatttttatagtgatattattttattatatagccAATTATCTTTAGATACTATGGAAAAGAGACAAAAACTCAATAAGCACAGATTTCGCAAATCCAGCATCCTAAAGAGTAAAAGTTGACTAAATCCTACTTTAAGAAAATTGGAAAAAGTAGTCTGAAGCAATACATGAATTGTACACATGCTTGCACTTTTGGTAAGCTCAGTGGGAAGCTGGATTCAATCTTTTCCAGAACCCATTCAGATGGAAAGATTCCTATCAGCCATTTCACATTAAGCTTGCCACTTTTCCATTCCATTGCAAAGTACCAAGACGTGAATTTATTCTTGTAAATCTGCTTTCTTAGGTTCTTTTTTTAGTTCATGCATATAGTTGCAATCTTTGTCAATCCCCTTGGAAAAGGAATGTACTCTAGAGGACATTTGTGGCACTTCCATATTTATCGCCCTTTGCTAGATTTTCCAAATTGATTCTCTAAAAGGTTCTTGATTCCACACTGTTCACAATTGAAGGGCTGCTGCCAGACCTAAGAACATTGGCCGTGTGGCTTGGAAAAAACACACAAGGCCTGCTGCTCATCCAAAGCCCGATAATTGCAAGCGGGCCCTTTTTCTTAGAGCTGATGATCGTATATGGAGATTCTGATATTAGAGACCCAATAAAGATATGGAGAAAACCACAGAAACTTCAATCcaagaataaaacaaaaagtaTTAATTCACAATAACACAAgcatacaaaagaaaagataagcTATGTCACATCCGTGTGCACTATTCAGGATTAGAACATGGgatattatgttattttcgtATAGAAAAACAAAGCCAATCCGTGTCACCTCTACAATTATCTTCTAAGTTCTGCCTTCACCATTAACGAAGAATCTGCAAAGCCATTTCGTGATGGGTCAGTTATTGAGGATAAGAGGTGGACCTAACGTTCAGCAAATACTGCCACTATATGCCACACTGGATGACGACTCTGGCTAACTGATTTTAGGACATCTTTCTAACTGGGCTAGCGGCTGTCGCCACAACACCACCCACGTGTTAGGCACGCACAGAATCTTTGCTCCACTTGTCATCCCCTGGCTCATTCCAATCTCCCAAGTTCATTCATTTGGTGACGATCCGgttcaaaattagaattacGTTTAACTATTGAAATGAGGTAATaagtttcctttctttctaaattatttgTCGCAATTAAGGTGTGGTGGATGTTTGATTGACAATTTCTAATGTTCTGGTCGCCAGTATGTACCCTGGAATCTTTCAACTATTTAATGTGAATAAAGGCTTTTCTGAAATATCTTAGGCAGTGTTTGTTTAATAAGGAgtaacaataagaaaaagtggtatgtGTTTAGACTTTAGATGTGCTGCCAGAATCACTTTCGCTTGCTCAATTCATCTTCTTAACTTCTC
This window harbors:
- the LOC8278295 gene encoding L-type lectin-domain containing receptor kinase S.1, coding for MPPPPLPSPPLSFLLLLLLLLLCYLSSCFALDFLFNSFNTTNPDVILIGDARVDSSVIRLTNDTNQYSLGRVFYPSRIRMKPTQNSTTLSSFSTSFVFSVLPEIATSPGFGLTFVLSNWTNPPNAIASQYFGLFTNSTVPSQAPLLVVEFDTGRNPEFNDPDGNHIGIDLNNIESIATEPAGYYNSSDDFVPLAMNTGQNVHAWIDFDGTNLEINVTVAPIGVSRPSVPTLSYKKSIIANYVSSDMFFGFSASKTTWVEAQRILAWSFSDTGNARDINTTNLPVFMLPSSSNSLSAGAIAGITIGCVAFVLICAYGFYWFWLKKKFNNQEEDEMEDWELEYWPHRFSYEELTQATNGFSKDQLLGSGGFGKVYRGTLSNNTEIAVKCVNHDSKQGLREFMAEISSMGRLQHKNLVQMRGWCRKSNELMLVYDYMPNGSLDRYIFNSTNKSLNWQKRRQILSDVAEGLNYLHHGWDQVVIHRDIKSSNILLDSEMRGRLGDFGLAKLYSHNEVPNTTRVVGTLGYLAPELATLAAPTAASDVYSFGVVILEVACGRRPIEMGKDDDEDDRVLIECVRELYVEGKVVEAADERIQGEYGVEEMEMVLKLGLAACHPDPQRRPTMKEVVAVLVGEDAAAAPAELLTELARGGGAGGEGASSHHHHHQRH